One Lepus europaeus isolate LE1 chromosome X, mLepTim1.pri, whole genome shotgun sequence genomic window carries:
- the LOC133752762 gene encoding LOW QUALITY PROTEIN: folliculin-like (The sequence of the model RefSeq protein was modified relative to this genomic sequence to represent the inferred CDS: substituted 1 base at 1 genomic stop codon) — protein MYEDMQFNEVEKYLVKSQQMNTAFTPFLHQRHGNAARWLTSLTSDDNLWACLHTSFAWLLKACGSRLTEKLLEGAPTEDTLVQMEKLADLEEESESWDNSEAEEEEKAPVLPGGADGRELTKCPTDSSLLSERGSWQPRKPTGFKSLRHMRQVLGAQSFRMLAWHVLMGNQVIWKSRDVDLVHSAFEVLRTMLPVGCVRIIPYSSQYEEAYCCNFLGLSPQVQVPAHVLSSEFAVVVEVHTAPRSTLLPAGREDEQPLSKYEFMVTSGSPVAADRVGPTILNKIEAALTNXNLSVDVVDQCLVCLKEEWMNKVKVLFKFTKVDSRPKEDTQRLLSVLGAAEEDNVKLLKFWMTGLSKTYKSHLMSTVRSPTASEARS, from the coding sequence TCAAATCACAGCAGATGAACACGGCCTTCACGCCCTTCCTGCACCAGCGGCACGGCAACGCGGCGCGCTGGCTCACGTCCCTGACCAGCGACGACAACCTGTGGGCCTGCCTGCACACCTCCTTCGCCTGGCTCCTGAAAGCGTGCGGCAGCCGGCTGACAGAGAAGCTGCTGGAAGGCGCGCCGACCGAGGACACCCTGGTGCAGATGGAGAAGCTGGCCGACCTGGAAGAGGAGTCGGAGAGCTGGGACAACTCggaggccgaggaggaggagaaggcccCCGTGCTGCCCGGGGGCGCCGACGGGCGGGAGCTGACCAAGTGCCCGACAGACTCGTCCTTGCTCTCGGAGCGCGGCAGCTGGCAGCCCCGCAAGCCGACCGGCTTCAAGTCGCTGCGACACATGAGACAGGTGCTGGGCGCCCAGTCCTTCCGCATGCTGGCCTGGCACGTGCTCATGGGGAACCAGGTGATCTGGAAAAGCAGAGACGTGGACCTGGTCCACTCGGCGTTCGAGGTCCTCCGGACCATGCTGCCGGTGGGCTGCGTGCGCATCATCCCGTACAGCAGCCAGTACGAGGAGGCCTACTGCTGCAACTTCCTGGGTCTCAGCCCGCAGGTGCAGGTCCCCGCCCACGTGCTGTCCTCAGAGTTCGCTGTCGTCGTGGAGGTCCACACGGCCCCCCGCTCCACCCTCCTCCCGGCCGGCCGCGAGGACGAGCAGCCTCTGAGCAAGTATGAGTTCATGGTGACCAGCGGGAGCCCCGTGGCCGCGGACCGAGTGGGCCCCACCATCCTGAACAAGATCGAAGCGGCTCTGACCAACTAGAATCTGTCTGTGGACGTGGTGGACCAGTGCCTCGTCTGCCTCAAGGAGGAGTGGATGAACAAAGTGAAGGTGCTGTTCAAGTTCACCAAGGTAGACAGCCGGCCCAAAGAGGATACGCAGCGGCTCCTGAGCGTGCTGGGTGCGGCCGAGGAGGACAACGTAAAACTGCTCAAGTTCTGGATGACCGGCCTGAGCAAGACCTACAAGTCGCACCTCATGTCCACCGTCCGCAGCCCCACGGCCTCCGAGGCGCGGAGCTGA